In a genomic window of Rhododendron vialii isolate Sample 1 chromosome 12a, ASM3025357v1:
- the LOC131309862 gene encoding V-type proton ATPase subunit G 1: protein MESNRGQNGIQLLLAAEQEAQRIVNAARAAKMARLKQAKEEAAKEIAEFRAQMDTQFQRKVSESSGDSGANVKRLEIETEGKIHHLKKEAGRISQDVVQMLLRQVTTVKN from the exons ATGGAATCCAACAGGGGCCAGAATGGAATTCAGCTGTTGTTAGCTGCCGAGCAAGAAGCTCAACGCATTGTCAATGCTGCAAGAGCTG CAAAAATGGCTCGGCTAAAGCAGGCCAAAGAGGAGGCCGCAAAGGAGATTGCTGAGTTCCGTGCTCAAATGGACACTCAGTTTCAAAGAAAGGTTTCAGAG AGTAGTGGAGACTCAGGTGCTAATGTGAAGCGTCTTGAGATAGAAACAGAGGGAAAGATCCATCACCTGAAGAAGGAGGCTGGAAGAATTTCTCAAGATGTGGTGCAGATGCTTCTGAGGCAGGTCACAACCGTAAAGAACTAG
- the LOC131309860 gene encoding protein JINGUBANG-like, translated as MEFFGKQTLWSFMDEERKNINLPRRLSFGNHESDPHYTSARTSSASATSIPLWPTSPETPWTLSPVRTSPNPSLLYHCLASLHRHEGNIFSITVSKDFIFTGSDSSRIYAWKQPDCTEMGYIKANSNEVRAILAYGKVLFTTHGDRKIRVWDVSLKENFRPKKITTLPRKSSFFAFPRKNTHTHKDFISCIAYNHTEKLLYTGSWDKTVKTWKVSDRQCVDSFVAHDGLVNAIVINQLDGCVFTCSSDGTVKIWRRVFGESSHILTMTLKFQLSPVNALALSSSLSGCFLYSGSSDGLINFWEKEKMSGRFNHGGFLQGHHFSVLCLVAIGDLVLSGSEDATIRVWRREEGNAYHSCLAVMDGHHGPVRCLAASLETEDIVMGLLVYSASLDQTFKVWRVKVYPSEKANAENAVANGPQLEIAECHMSPVLSPSWVERKIQGSHF; from the coding sequence ATGGAGTTCTTTGGGAAACAAACTCTCTGGAGTTTCATGgatgaagaaagaaagaacataaaCTTACCTAGGAGACTCTCCTTCGGAAATCACGAATCTGATCCCCACTACACTTCCGCTAGAACATCTTCTGCTTCTGCCACATCAATTCCACTATGGCCCACGAGCCCTGAGACTCCGTGGACCCTATCCCCCGTGCGGACGTCTCCGAACCCCTCTCTTCTCTACCATTGCTTAGCCTCGCTCCATCGACATGAAGGTAACATCTTCTCTATCACAGTCTCAAAAGATTTTATCTTCACTGGCTCTGACAGTAGTAGAATATACGCTTGGAAGCAACCGGATTGCACTGAGATGGGCTACATCAAGGCTAATTCTAATGAAGTACGAGCCATTTTGGCTTATGGAAAAGTGTTATTTACTACACACGGTGATCGGAAAATACGTGTGTGGGACGTCTCTCTGAAGGAGAATTTCCGACCAAAGAAGATAACCACCCTACCACGAAAAAGCTCATTCTTTGCGTTTCCAAGGAAGAATACCCATACACACAAAGACTTCATCTCTTGCATAGCTTACAACCATACAGAAAAGCTACTGTACACAGGTTCATGGGACAAAACAGTCAAAACTTGGAAAGTTTCAGACAGGCAATGTGTAGATTCGTTTGTGGCTCATGACGGGCTTGTTAATGCGATAGTAATCAACCAACTAGACGGGTGCGTCTTTACTTGCTCCTCAGATGGTACGGTTAAAATCTGGAGAAGGGTTTTCGGAGAAAGCTCCCATATTCTAACTATGACGCTGAAGTTCCAACTCTCCCCGGTCAATGCCTTGGCATTGAGCTCTTCACTTAGTGGGTGTTTTCTCTACTCTGGCTCCTCAGATGGGCTTATCAACTTCTGGGAAAAGGAGAAGATGTCTGGGAGATTCAACCATGGAGGATTTCTACAAGGTCATCATTTCTCTGTTCTCTGCTTAGTAGCGATAGGGGACTTAGTCCTTAGCGGTTCTGAGGATGCGACTATAAGGGTGTGGAGGAGAGAGGAAGGAAATGCATACCATTCATGTCTAGCAGTAATGGATGGCCATCATGGACCAGTGAGGTGCTTAGCAGCTTCTTTGGAAACCGAGGATATTGTAATGGGTTTGTTAGTATATAGTGCGAGCTTAGATCAAACCTTCAAGGTCTGGAGAGTGAAAGTTTATCCTAGTGAGAAGGCGAATGCGGAAAACGCGGTGGCAAATGGTCCGCAGTTGGAGATAGCGGAATGCCATATGAGTCCAGTATTATCGCCTTCTTGGGTAGAGAGGAAGATACAAGGCAGCCACTTCTAG